GTCATGTGGGTTGTCCTTTCAAGGTTCGGTTACCCATGGTGTAGCCACAACATTGTTGTAACCACTATGACAGCGTCGGCTGGGACATTCGGGGACGAATGCTGGATGTCCGCTGTGAAAATCCCGGACGCCGCGGCCCAGGGTGACCGTTCGCGGGATTCAGTAAAAGCGCAGGTCAGAAGAGCATTGCGGCCCTCCCCCGGGTGGACCCGCCGCCCGGACCCGGTGGACGGGGCATGGGGCGGCCCATAGAATCGGTACCAAGGTCCGGGGGGCCCCATCTGCACCCCTCCCCTGCGGTACCGAGCACCGAGCACCGAACGAGATAAATAACCAAAGGAAAAGTTTATGCGGTCACGGAACAGCTGGGCGGCCGTACTCGGCCTGAGTGCAGTTACGGTCCTGCTCCCGGCCGCTGCCGTTGCCGGACCCGCGGATGCGGCCGCTGCCGGGCGCACCGGAGCCGCACTGGTCCCTGCGGCGGTCAACGTTCCTGCCGAATCTCCGGTCCGGATTCCACCGGGCGAGTACGTCGTAGACCCCGCCGATGTTCTCGGCAGCGATGCTTCCGAGGTGGAAGAGGCGATTTCCGAGGTACAGCGGAACAGCGGCTACACGCTCTACGTCGTGTATGTGGATTCCTTCACGAATCCGTCAGACCCCGCCGCCTGGTCTGAACAGGTAGTCCGCGGCAAGGGTATGGGCAGCAAGGAAGCCCTCCTGAGTATCGCCACCGAGGACCGCAAGATCCAGGTTTCCACCGGGGACCAGAGTGTCCTGAACCAGACCCGCCGCAACGCCATCCTCGCGGCGGCCACCGACCCGCTGCTGGGTTCGCAGGACATCACCTCCGCCCAGTGGGCAAATAGTGCGGTGAATGCCGCGGAGTCGCTGGAAGACATCGCCCGGGGCGGTGAAGGGGAAGTCGCCGCAGCCGAAGAAGCGGGCGGAGCCGACGTCGCTCCCCTGGTGGTCGGCGGCGTCGTCGTTGCGGGTGGACTGGGTACTGCCCTGCTGATCCGCAGCCGGCGGCGCAAGTCGGCAGCAGCCGTACCCGTGCAGCAGCAGGGGCCGGCGGAACCAGTGGATCCGCTGGACACCATGAGTGTGCCGGACCTCCGCAAGCGGGCAGGAAGCCTGTTGGTGGCCGCCGATGATGCGATCAAGTCCAGCGAACAGGAACTGGGTTTCGCCATGGCTGCCTACGGCGAGGGCGCGGTCACCACCTTCTCCGACGACCTCGCCGCCGCACGGGCGCACATGGGCGAGTCGTTCAAGCTGCAGCAGCAGCTCGACGACCACATCCCGGACACGGAACAGCAGCAGCGCACCTGGCTGAAGGAAATCATCCGCCGGTGCGAGGCAGTGAACGAGTCGCTGCAGGCGCATAAGGAAGAGTTCGATTCCCTCCGGGAACTGGAGAAGAATGCACCGGCCGCCCTGTCGTCGGCCCAGGCGGCAGCGGAGGAGACCACTTCCCGCCTGAGCACCTCAGCCGCGACGTTGGATGCGCTGCGCTCACGTTACGCAGCCTCGGCTGTAAGCCAGGTCAGCGACAATATCGACCAGGCCCATGAGCGGCTGGCCTTCGTGTCCAGTGCCGCGGCAACGGCGAACGAAAAACTGGCCGAAGGCGACACGTCATCCGCGGTGGTTTCCGTACGCGCCGCGGAAGAGTCGGTGCACCAGGCCAATGTCCTGCTCGATGCGATCGACAAGCGCAGCCAGGAGCTGGGCTCGGCACGGCAGGAACTGCAGCGTGCCGTGGCTGATGCCAATCAGGACCTGGCACAGGCGGGTGCCATTGCCGCCGGCGGCTCCACTCCCGGGCTCGCGGGGCCGGTGGCGGGGGTCCGCGCCGCACTGGACGCCGTGAAGCAGTCAACCTCCGCCGGCCCCATAGATCCGGTTGACCTGCTGCGCCGGCTGGAGACAGCCAACAGCCAGCTTGACGCTGCTTTGGAGGGGATCCGGGACCGTCAGGAGCAGGAGCGGCGGGCCCGCGATTCCCTGCAGCACGCCGTCATGGCCGCTCAGGCCCAGATTTCCGGCACGTCCGATTACATCAGGGCACGCCGCGGCGGTGTGGGCAGCGAGGCACGCACCCGCCTGGCCGAGGCCGAACGGAACCTCCAGCAGGCCATCGCCATGCAGTCCGGCGATCCGGTGAGTGCCCTTGCCTACGCCCAGCAGGCCAATACGCTGGCAGCGCAGGCTGCGGAAATGGCGCAGCAGGACGTTGACGGTTTCGGCGGCGGTGGTGGCTTCGGCGGAGGCGGATTCGGCGGCGGCGGCAACGGGCTGGGCGGCGCACTCCTCGGCGGTATCCTCATTGATTCGATCCTCCGCGGCGGCTCGCACGGCGGCGGATGGGGCGGCGGCGGATTCGGCGGTTTCGGTGGAGGCGGATTCGGCGGCGGCGGCGGGTTCGGCGGCGGCGGCTTCGGCTCGTCCGGTGGAAACTTCTAGCCTGCCCGGGTCAAAGGCGCAAAACTACACCAAGATGTACCCGTAACGTTTCATGGCGAACGCGGGATTTTTCCGAGCACAGCAGATTGAAAGGCAGACACCGTGGTTAAGCAGTCGATTTTCGGACGTATCACTCAATTGGCCAAGGCCAACATCAACGCCATCCTCGACCAGGCCGAGGACCCGCAGAAGATGCTCGACCAGATGGTGTGGGATTACAGCAACAACATCGCCGAAGCCGAGAGCGCCGTCGCCCAGACCATCGGTAATCTCCGGATGCTCCAGGACGACTACAACGAGGACATCCAGAACGCCCAGAACTGGGGCAACAAGGCCCTGGCCGCTTCCCGCAAGGCTGACGAGTTCCGGGCTGCCGGCAACACCGCCGACGCCGAGAAGTTCGACAACCTCGCCAAGGTTGCCCTTCAGCGGCAGATTGCCTCCGAAAACGAAGCCAAGGGTGCGCAGCCGACGATCGCCTCCCAGGAGGAGATCGTTGAACGCCTCAAGACCGGACTGAACCAGATGAAGGGCAAGTTGGACCAGCTGACCAGCAAGCGCGATGAACTCATTGCCCGCGCCCGCAATGCCTCGGCCCAGACGCAGATGCACGATGCCATGAAGAGCATCGACGTTATGGACTCCACGTCCGAGGTTGGCCGCTTCGAAGAGAAGATCCGCCGCGAGGAAGCGCGCGTCCGCGGCGCCAACGAGCTGGCCTCGTCAAGCCTTGACGCCCAGTTCGAGTCCCTGGAGGATCTCGGCGAGCAGACCGAGGTGGAGGCGCGCCTGGCCGCTTTGAAGTCATCCGGCACGCAGCAGTCCGCCATCGAGGACTAACCGCTCCACTTCCGTACAGCAGAAGGGCGGGCACCGTTACGGCGCCCGCCCTTCCGCTGTCCTACTGATCGGCTCTGCGGCGCTGCAGGGCACGCCGGCGCAGGACAAGGGGCAGAAGCAGCCAAAGCAGGCCGACCATAACCGCCACGGACACTGCGGCTACGGCGCCCGCGGCGCCGTCGAGCACCAGGTCGAATACCAGGCCGATGGTGCCCACGAGGATCAGCCCGACCAACACCAGCGTGATGCGCAGCAGCAGGTCGGCACTGTCGACGAGATCCCTTTTGATCCGCCGCTGGAAGAATGTACGGTGCATAACCACCGTCGACAGCAGCAGGGCCGTGGCAAGGACCGACAGCACCACCAGGGACAGGTAGATTCCCACCTGGACCGGGTTCAGGGTGGTGAAGCGCTGCTGGAACGGCAGCGTCAGCAGGAAACCGGTCAGGATCTGGATTCCGGTCTGGAGCACCCGGAGTTCCTGAAGCAGGTCCGTCCAGTTCCGGTCCTGTTTCTGCAGCGGGGTTTCATCGCGTTCCGGGTCCCGTTCCGCCGGGGTATTGCCCATAGTGCAGTGTAGTTCCTGCTCACCGGGGCAAAACAAAAGTCCCTCGAGGTTCCTTTCGGATCCTCGAGGGACTTTCCTTTGTTGCGGGGGCAAGATTTGAACTTGCGACCTCTGGGTTATGAGCCCAGCGAGCTACCGAACTGCTCCACCCCGCGGCGCGATATCTAACTCTACCCGCCGCTGGTCCCGGGCGCAAACCGCTGATGCGGGAGCCTGCAGCCCCGCGGAA
This window of the Arthrobacter sp. zg-Y919 genome carries:
- a CDS encoding TPM domain-containing protein, with the protein product MRSRNSWAAVLGLSAVTVLLPAAAVAGPADAAAAGRTGAALVPAAVNVPAESPVRIPPGEYVVDPADVLGSDASEVEEAISEVQRNSGYTLYVVYVDSFTNPSDPAAWSEQVVRGKGMGSKEALLSIATEDRKIQVSTGDQSVLNQTRRNAILAAATDPLLGSQDITSAQWANSAVNAAESLEDIARGGEGEVAAAEEAGGADVAPLVVGGVVVAGGLGTALLIRSRRRKSAAAVPVQQQGPAEPVDPLDTMSVPDLRKRAGSLLVAADDAIKSSEQELGFAMAAYGEGAVTTFSDDLAAARAHMGESFKLQQQLDDHIPDTEQQQRTWLKEIIRRCEAVNESLQAHKEEFDSLRELEKNAPAALSSAQAAAEETTSRLSTSAATLDALRSRYAASAVSQVSDNIDQAHERLAFVSSAAATANEKLAEGDTSSAVVSVRAAEESVHQANVLLDAIDKRSQELGSARQELQRAVADANQDLAQAGAIAAGGSTPGLAGPVAGVRAALDAVKQSTSAGPIDPVDLLRRLETANSQLDAALEGIRDRQEQERRARDSLQHAVMAAQAQISGTSDYIRARRGGVGSEARTRLAEAERNLQQAIAMQSGDPVSALAYAQQANTLAAQAAEMAQQDVDGFGGGGGFGGGGFGGGGNGLGGALLGGILIDSILRGGSHGGGWGGGGFGGFGGGGFGGGGGFGGGGFGSSGGNF
- a CDS encoding PspA/IM30 family protein; translated protein: MVKQSIFGRITQLAKANINAILDQAEDPQKMLDQMVWDYSNNIAEAESAVAQTIGNLRMLQDDYNEDIQNAQNWGNKALAASRKADEFRAAGNTADAEKFDNLAKVALQRQIASENEAKGAQPTIASQEEIVERLKTGLNQMKGKLDQLTSKRDELIARARNASAQTQMHDAMKSIDVMDSTSEVGRFEEKIRREEARVRGANELASSSLDAQFESLEDLGEQTEVEARLAALKSSGTQQSAIED
- a CDS encoding DUF6328 family protein — its product is MGNTPAERDPERDETPLQKQDRNWTDLLQELRVLQTGIQILTGFLLTLPFQQRFTTLNPVQVGIYLSLVVLSVLATALLLSTVVMHRTFFQRRIKRDLVDSADLLLRITLVLVGLILVGTIGLVFDLVLDGAAGAVAAVSVAVMVGLLWLLLPLVLRRRALQRRRADQ